One Candidatus Delongbacteria bacterium genomic window carries:
- a CDS encoding tyrosine-type recombinase/integrase: MRAHFQRFDEHLQSRQLAYSTRVPYLAELRRLATALEEDGQSSDLKTLTMDRITRYFVREGRSSLTQRRALTVLNQFLTWAKHPLAAEVGAMRMPRIHTAAPDYLSEAEEKALRKTLRTRSDVTSQPRDRALFCLLLDTGLRVAEAAALTVGDVELSEKMIRVSTKGGKQRTRFLPVETRDILKLLVARQPAQAPLFRSTTGKGIGTRHIRRLLDFWVALAGISRGIHPHVLRHTFATSLLKKTGNLRLVQLALDHESPKTTAIYAHVADEELRAAIEGRRN; encoded by the coding sequence ATGCGCGCCCACTTCCAGCGCTTCGACGAGCACCTCCAGTCCAGGCAGCTGGCCTACAGCACGCGAGTCCCCTACTTGGCCGAACTGCGCCGGCTGGCCACAGCCCTGGAAGAGGATGGCCAGTCCTCCGACTTGAAAACCCTGACCATGGATCGGATCACACGGTACTTCGTCCGAGAGGGGCGGTCAAGCCTGACTCAGCGACGGGCGTTGACCGTCCTCAACCAGTTCCTGACCTGGGCCAAGCACCCCCTGGCGGCTGAGGTCGGCGCCATGCGCATGCCGCGCATTCATACCGCCGCCCCCGACTACCTCAGCGAAGCCGAGGAGAAGGCGCTGCGTAAAACCCTACGCACACGCTCAGACGTGACCAGCCAGCCCAGGGACCGTGCTCTCTTCTGCCTGCTCTTGGACACAGGCCTGCGTGTGGCCGAGGCCGCCGCCCTGACCGTGGGCGACGTGGAACTAAGCGAGAAGATGATTCGGGTGAGCACCAAGGGGGGCAAGCAGCGAACCCGGTTCCTGCCGGTGGAAACCCGGGACATCCTGAAGCTGCTGGTTGCGCGCCAGCCGGCGCAGGCTCCGCTTTTCCGCAGCACGACCGGGAAGGGCATCGGCACCCGGCACATCCGCCGGCTCCTGGACTTCTGGGTGGCCCTGGCCGGGATTTCTCGCGGAATCCACCCACACGTTCTGAGGCACACTTTTGCCACCAGCCTGCTGAAGAAGACGGGCAACCTGCGCCTCGTGCAACTGGCCCTGGACCACGAAAGCCCCAAGACCACGGCCATCTACGCCCACGTGGCCGACGAGGAGCTTAGGGCCGCCATCGAGGGCAGGCGGAACTGA